The following coding sequences are from one Maniola jurtina chromosome 14, ilManJurt1.1, whole genome shotgun sequence window:
- the LOC123871848 gene encoding collagenase-like, with the protein MKFLLVVCLAVAVSAYEPITTNYHEEVGIPEAARIKLAEEAMDFDGSRIVGGSASSLGAHPFMAGLVIQLESGRESICGSSLISNTRLVGAAHCWRDARNQARQFIVVLGSIRIFSGGVRQVTTRVTLHENYNPTNLNNDVSIITINHVSYTNNINRINLASGNQDFIGQYGLAIGFGRTGDAAQVTQNQALRHANLQIINNDFCTRIYGNVVVVASTLCTAGGRQNVCGGDSGGPLVIGTGANRQLVGIVSFGSSSGCGRGHPAGFARVTAFNSWISRHI; encoded by the exons ATGAAGTTCTTGTTGGTAGTCTGTCTTGCGGTCGCTGTATCGGCATATGAGCCGATTACCACCAACTACCATGAGGAGGTCGGCATCCCTGAGGCCGCTCGTATCAAGCTGGCTGAAGAGGCTATGGACTTCGATGGCAGCAGGATCGTAGGTGGATCAGCTTCTTCTCTTGGAGCTCACCCTTTTATG gcaGGACTAGTGATCCAGCTTGAAAGCGGTAGAGAGTCTATCTGCGGATCCTCCCTTATATCCAATACAAGATTAGTGGGAGCAGCTCATTGCTGGAGGGACGCTCGCAACCAGGCTCGCCAGTTCATCGTCGTCCTCGGTTCCATCCGCATCTTCTCTGGAGGCGTCCGCCAAGTCACCACCAGGGTTACTTTACACGAAAACTACAACCCTACCAACTTGAACAACGACGTGTCTATTATAACGATCAACCATGTTTCATATACCA ACAATATCAACCGTATCAACCTCGCCAGTGGTAACCAGGACTTTATTGGTCAGTATGGGCTTGCTATTGGATTTGGAAGAACTGGTGATG CTGCCCAAGTCACACAAAACCAAGCTCTAAGACATGCGAACTTGCAAATAATCAACAACGACTTCTGCACGCGCATCTACGGTAACGTGGTGGTCGTCGCGTCCACTCTCTGCACCGCTGGTGGCAGGCAGAACGTCTGCGGCGGTGACTCCGGTGGCCCTCTTGTCATCGGCACTGGTGCTAACCGCCAACTG GTCGGTATTGTATCGTTCGGCTCGAGCTCGGGCTGCGGCCGCGGCCACCCCGCAGGGTTCGCGCGCGTCACCGCCTTCAACTCCTGGATCAGCAGACACATCTAG
- the LOC123871831 gene encoding uncharacterized protein LOC123871831: protein MENESPASTTRKKRAQWTSQQMENAVKMVERGILSTYTAAARYNIPRRTLRNHLVSVSTTRKLGRSAILTTEQEAGLVRRIIRLADVGVPLTSKMLRVQAFSFCKIKKIPNTFNDDKNVAGKKWLRLFLKRHPELARRKAQMMNPARAQKLNKVIVSDHFSKYKSVLDRLGIEHKPESIYNIDEKNCRISLHHQQEVLTAKGRKRVHQIANEHAESVTVVGCGNAIGSAIPPMILFKGKRLKPEFRDNLPPGSLVKMTPKGSMTTETFIEFINHLHKYRTSGPCLLIFDGAKCHLDFTIVEEAEKCGITLYCLPSNTTHELQPMDKSVYRSFEHHWDQELIKYVSQHPERTLNKTSFNVVLSQVWSKCMTITNISNGFRATGLYPYNPDAIPEEAFAPSALSELPNPTNSENIAVLSVESGEQEISTANVEDSDGSGTDTENLPLSLLSKNNLNAGTPQKTIDNQSITCDMHTFLPTPKFKVVVTAPRKKSLNYRAQEVTKDLFGDRATNSTSQITVPSSRVDAPGTSSIIKINTKTPKSASVTGCISAQPVVAATRKRTSVKTTKSEPKRDDNKPSWYCPACEEDRLDDMRQCLTCGIWYHEVCVGLTPADKIFYCSGDCLKKNMKKAD, encoded by the coding sequence ATGGAAAACGAATCACCAGCTTCTACCACAAGGAAAAAAAGGGCTCAATGGACTTCGCAACAGATGGAAAACGCTGTTAAAATGGTAGAAAGAGGCATATTATCTACATATACTGCTGCAGCCAGATACAACATCCCAAGAAGAACACTACGCAATCATCTAGTGAGTGTGTCGACTACACGAAAGCTAGGTCGGTCGGCTATATTGACGACAGAACAAGAAGCTGGACTAGTCAGAAGAATCATACGATTGGCTGATGTTGGAGTGCCGTTGACATCAAAGATGTTGCGTGTACAGGCTTTTTCATTCtgtaaaattaagaaaattccAAACACTTTCAATGATGACAAAAACGTCGCGGGGAAGAAATGGTTGAGATTATTTCTCAAACGACACCCTGAATTAGCACGTCGTAAAGCACAGATGATGAATCCAGCTCGTgctcaaaaattaaataaagtcatTGTTAGCGATCACTTTTCCAAATACAAAAGTGTACTGGATAGACTTGGAATTGAACATAAACCTGAAAGCATTTACAACATCGATGAAAAAAATTGTCGCATATCCTTGCACCATCAGCAGGAAGTTCTGACAGCCAAAGGGAGAAAAAGAGTTCATCAAATAGCGAATGAGCATGCTGAAAGTGTGACTGTGGTAGGCTGCGGAAATGCTATAGGATCAGCTATTCCGCCAATGATATTGTTCAAAGGCAAGAGACTAAAGCCAGAATTCCGAGACAATTTACCTCCAGGCTCTCTGGTGAAGATGACGCCAAAAGGAAGTATGACGACAGAAACTTTCATAGAGTTTATTAATCATTTGCATAAATACAGAACATCAGGGCCATGTCTCCTCATATTTGATGGTGCAAAATGCCACCTGGACTTTACTATTGTCGAGGAAGCTGAGAAATGTGGCATTACTTTATATTGTCTTCCGTCAAATACCACGCACGAGTTACAGCCCATGGATAAATCTGTTTATCGTTCTTTTGAGCACCATTGGGACCAAGAGTTGATTAAATACGTCAGTCAGCATCCTGAACGAACCCTTAACAAGACAAGCTTCAATGTCGTTCTCTCACAAGTATGGTCGAAATGTATGACTATTACCAATATCTCGAATGGGTTTCGTGCTACAGGGTTATATCCATATAACCCAGATGCTATTCCTGAAGAGGCGTTTGCGCCCTCTGCGTTGTCAGAACTTCCAAATCCTACAAACAGTGAGAATATTGCTGTCTTATCTGTTGAATCGGGGGAACAAGAGATTTCAACTGCAAATGTGGAAGATTCAGATGGGTCAGGCACAGATACAGAGAATTTACCACTGTCCTTGCTCTCAAAAAACAATCTGAATGCTGGAACTCCACAGAAGACAATAGACAATCAATCAATCACGTGTGACATGCATACATTTTTACCAACTCCTAAGTTTAAAGTTGTAGTGACTGCTCCACGCAAGAAGTCTCTGAATTACAGGGCTCAAGAAGTAACAAAAGATTTGTTTGGTGACCGTGCTACAAATTCCACATCACAGATTACTGTACCATCGTCAAGAGTAGATGCTCCAGGTACTTCATCCATCATAAAGATTAACACAAAGACACCAAAATCAGCGTCAGTTACTGGCTGCATATCTGCACAACCTGTAGTTGCTGCAACGCGAAAGCGAACCTCAGTAAAGACTACGAAATCTGAACCAAAACGTGACGATAATAAACCTTCTTGGTACTGTCCAGCTTGTGAAGAAGATCGACTCGATGATATGCGACAATGTCTCACTTGTGGCATTTGGTATCATGAGGTGTGTGTTGGACTCACACCcgctgataaaatattttattgttcagGAGAttgcttaaaaaaaaatatgaaaaaggcTGATTAA